A DNA window from Branchiostoma lanceolatum isolate klBraLanc5 chromosome 17, klBraLanc5.hap2, whole genome shotgun sequence contains the following coding sequences:
- the LOC136423676 gene encoding uncharacterized protein, producing MEVEIEPKDAAWLAEELEVLYVGQNHKPDDLDGNELGNEFYRGGQISWYELQLGNIDVQRDLAHKIETRLHEHIGNHKSAKLTLYHAPGGGGSTLARRIIWNLHLNKIDACVCVFVINLSLETSQKIVWLHKKTHLPVLVVDDCRLWKAESLYIEQLFLFCHRATQLVILDVQRFSSRIETDSKGDSFWLRGEVSDDEAIRLKRAFAHNCPTREKQLQKLVKDVKSGRPHHVCEFGLAAYEYDFKGVQSYVSGYLKYDSSGDMLPWQQVVSFLALAYYYGHAQIPGQFFARILHIDDRDVVDYDDLPYEAKKVVCTDELNNWRITLHVIAKEILEQVLRPQQHRRELGIRLSKDARNHLEKLALSFVKEAGAQKSSGDRVSHDIVQIIRATFFQRHNNEILLAGQKKHLSPILLDIPSKHPYTERLNILKLLAESFPRNPHCLAHLGRFYAYERSEFELAKENVEKALQICQEEFSKHHHHSTNDDFRGSQDFNEMDSPYDNNLLRIYNMKGCVYLAEMSKLVGRLGSVTTYERSIDIEAMITEALSLARIASDAFVKCREYYRKGYEQEIGYVPDIQLRLILLEFIQKNHYGGYRQYIGSKNADIFIEEALGTIDTLICECQDKVPTLTNAFYNCVDWFYVLFKDAASAINDWHDISTVRGRRGKIAAYRMKHYKKDVAATRSVQYWDEVNQKADIVDIIALHEQNVDEVFEHGLDYSIEADMKDWLLAIRHELIDEPYSVEEVLRRVRQWYERAKSSHSIYYMYVLTTILALGIGPYSGSRESFAEVNRLKPQLKNAAARVSRPKICREWLGSSQKGIQCLVHSHCLSDWDHETRFWRYKEKYTLLTMRTGTIRKADNETIGTIEMDTGKIRGIDGILVVFVPIVSGFYGRRFVNTRVEFFLGFSFAHGCEAFNVTELKRYQCSNCGSKVEISMLGKQVVYCECGYPVTRRNKAALMLGSTEEDVG from the coding sequence ATGGAAGTTGAGATAGAACCAAAGGATGCAGCATGGTTGGCAGAAGAGcttgaagttttgtatgttggACAAAATCATAAACCTGATGATCTGGATGGAAATGAACTTGGAAATGAATTCTACCGTGGtgggcaaatttcttggtatGAGTTACAGCTTGGAAACATTGATGTCCAAAGGGACCTTGCGCATAAAATAGAGACACGCCTACATGAACACATTGGCAACCACAAGTCAGCAAAGCTGACTCTCTATCATGCACCAGGTGGAGGGGGATCAACACTGGCCCGGAGAATAATTTGGAACCTTCATCTTAACAAAATagatgcatgtgtttgtgtttttgtcattAATCTTTCCCTTGAAACTTCACAAAAGATTGTCTGGCTACATAAAAAGACACATCTTCCTGTGTTGGTTGTGGATGACTGCAGACTGTGGAAGGCTGAATCCCTGTATATTGAACAactgtttctgttttgtcataGAGCAACTCAGCTTGTGATTTTGGATGTTCAAAGGTTTTCATCTAGGATTGAGACAGACAGTAAGGGAGATTCTTTCTGGCTTAGGGGTGAGGTGAGTGACGATGAGGCCATAAGGCTGAAGAGAGCTTTTGCTCATAATTGCCCAACAAGGGAAAAACAGCTTCAGAAGTTGGTCAAAGATGTCAAAAGTGGCAGGCCACATCATGTGTGTGAGTTTGGACTAGCTGCATATGAATATGACTTTAAGGGAGTCCAGTCATATGTGTCAGGTTACTTGAAGTATGACAGCTCAGGGGacatgttaccatggcaacaggtggTGAGTTTTCTTGCATTGGCATACTACTATGGGCATGCTCAGATTCCAGGACAGTTTTTCGCTCGAATATTGCATATAGATGACAGAGATGTTGTAGATTATGATGACCTACCCTATGaggcaaaaaaagttgtttgCACAGATGAGTTAAACAACTGGCGGATCACGCTACATGTTATAGCCAAAGAAATTCTTGAACAAGTTCTTCGCCCACAACAGCACAGACGAGAACTTGGCATCAGACTAAGCAAAGATGCCCGTAATCATTTGGAGAAACTGGCTTTAAGTTTTGTCAAAGAAGCTGGTGCTCAAAAAAGTAGTGGCGACAGAGTTTCCCATGACATTGTGCAAATTATCAGAGCAACTTTCTTCCAGAGACACAACAATGAAATTCTATTGGCTGGACAGAAGAAACATCTGTCACCAATACTCTTAGACATACCATCAAAGCACCCTTACACAGAGAGATTGAATATCTTGAAGCTTCTGGCTGAAAGCTTTCCCAGAAACCCCCACTGCTTAGCCCACCTGGGTCGCTTCTATGCCTATGAAAGGTCTGAATTTGAATTGGCAAAAGAAAATGTTGAGAAGGCACTTCAAATATGTCAGgaagaattttcaaaacatcatcaCCATAGCACAAATGATGACTTTCGGGGAAGCCAGGATTTCAATGAAATGGACAGCCCATATGATAATAATCTACTACGCATATATAACATGAAAGGGTGTGTCTATCTTGCTGAAATGTCTAAACTTGTTGGTCGCCTTGGTTCAGTTACGACATATGAAAGAAGCATAGACATAGAGGCTATGATAACAGAAGCCTTGTCACTGGCTAGGATAGCCTCTGATGCTTTTGTAAAGTGTAGAGAGTACTATCGAAAAGGGTATGAACAGGAAATTGGATATGTTCCTGACATTCAACTAAGGCTCATACTACTTGAATTTATTCAGAAAAATCACTACGGTGGCTATCGTCAATACATTGGTTCAAAAAATGCAGATATCTTCATTGAGGAAGCACTGGGAACAATAGATACCCTTATCTGTGAGTGTCAAGACAAGGTTCCTACACTAACTAATGCATTCTACAATTGTGTAGACTGGTTCTATGTCCTCTTCAAAGATGCAGCAAGTGCCATCAATGATTGGCATGACATTTCCACTGTAAGAGGACGCAGGGGAAAAATTGCAGCATATAGAATGAAACACTATAAAAAAGATGTGGCTGCAACAAGAAGTGTTCAATATTGGGATGAAGTGAACCAAAAAGCAGATATCGTTGACATCATTGCTCTGCATGAACAAAATGTTGATGAAGTGTTCGAGCATGGTCTTGACTATAGTATTGAGGCGGACATGAAAGACTGGCTTCTAGCTATAAGGCATGAATTGATTGATGAACCGTACTCAGTAGAAGAAGTTTTAAGGCGAGTCAGACAGTGGTATGAGCGTGCAAAGTCATCACATTccatctactacatgtatgtgcttacAACTATTCTTGCTCTTGGGATTGGACCATATTCTGGTTCTCGTGAAAGTTTTGCAGAGGTAAATCGATTAAAGCCACAGCTAAAAAATGCTGCTGCAAGGGTCAGTAGACCAAAGATCTGCAGAGAATGGCTTGGTTCAAGTCAAAAAGGTATCCAGTGTTTAGTTCACTCACATTGCCTTAGTGACTGGGATCACGAAACTCGCTTTTGGAGGTacaaagaaaaatatacacTTCTGACCATGAGAACAGGGACCATTCGAAAAGCAGACAATGAAACAATAGGTACCATTGAGATGGACACAGGGAAAATAAGAGGAATTGATGGTATACTGGTAGTCTTTGTTCCAATTGTGTCTGGATTTTATGGAAGACGTTTTGTGAACACCCGTGTGGAGTTCTTTCTGGGATTCAGTTTTGCTCATGGATGTGAAGCTTTCAATGTGACAGAGTTGAAAAGATACCAGTGCAGCAACTGTGGTAGTAAAGTTGAAATCTCCATGCTAGGGAAACAAGTTGTTTACTGTGAGTGTGGGTACCCAGTGACCAGAAGGAATAAAGCTGCTCTGATGTTAGGATCTACAGAGGAAGATGTGGGCTAA
- the LOC136422847 gene encoding ragulator complex protein LAMTOR4-like, with protein sequence MTTSPITASLDRVPDQVGYLVMTEDGAVMASSGELENDEAAAGVIMKMVDVALRLQTGTDKQEPFKRLSVIYDEHMYMVTISNQKIYVSKRTNEHHEPITV encoded by the exons ACCACCAGTCCTATCACCGCGAGTCTGGACCGGGTGCCGGACCAGGTCGGGTACCTCGTCATGACTGAGGACGGAGCTGTCATGGCT TCGTCAGGAGAGCTGGAGAATGATGAGGCCGCAGCAGGAGTGATTATGAAGATGGTGGACGTGGCACTCAGACTACAGACTGGCACAGACAAACAGGAACCATTCAAACGATTATCAG TTATCTATGATGagcacatgtacatggtcaCCATTTCCAACCAGAAAATTTATGTTAGCAAGAGAACAAATGAGCACCATGAGCCCATTACTgtctaa